A window from Hypomesus transpacificus isolate Combined female chromosome 26, fHypTra1, whole genome shotgun sequence encodes these proteins:
- the slc25a24 gene encoding calcium-binding mitochondrial carrier protein SCaMC-1 — protein sequence MYHLVRKLVFTDSNCESNATKSYKELFDKLDTNKDGKVDVSELKEGLAAMGIAFGKGAAQKIVSSGDQDKDEGLDFNEFSKYLKEHERKLKLTFKSLDKNNDGRIDLMEIKQSLADLGMVVSKEDAEKILQSIDVDGTMSVDWNEWKEHFLFNPATSLQEIIRYWKHSTVLDIGDSLAIPDEFTEEEKTTGVWYKQLAAGAMAGAVSRTGTAPLDRMKVFMQVHSSKSNKISLVGGFKQMIKEGGIASMWRGNGVNVLKIAPETAIKFMAYEQYKKLLSSDGGKIQTHERFMAGSLAGATAQTAIYPMEVMKTRLTLRKTGQYSGMFDCAKKILKKEGVKAFYKGYIPNILGIIPYAGIDLAVYESLKNAWLSRYAKDTANPGILVLLGCGTLSSTCGQLASYPLALIRTRMQAQASLEGSEQMSMKRLVRTIVEKEGFFGLYSGILPNFMKVIPAVSISYVVYEYMKTGLGISK from the exons ATGTACCATCTTGTAAGAAAACTGGTGTTCACGGATTCAAATTGCGAAAGTAACGCAACAAAATCATACAAAGAGCTGTTTGACAAGCTGGACACGAATAAAGATGGAAAGGTTGACGTTTCAGAACTCAAAGAGGGCCTCGCCGCAATGGGCATCGCTTTTGGGAAAGGAGCTGCGCAG AAAATCGTTTCCTCTGGAGATCAAGATAAGGATGAGGGTCTTGATTTCAATGAGTTTTCCAAGTATCTGAAGGAACACGAGAGGAAACTTAAGCTGACTTTCAAGAGCTTGGATAAAAATAACGATG GACGCATTGACCTTATGGAGATTAAGCAGTCCCTTGCAGATCTGGGTATGGTTGTAAGCAAAGAAGATGCAGAGAAGATCCTACAGAG TATTGATGTGGATGGGACCATGTCTGTGGACTGGAATGAATGGAAGGAACATTTCCTCTTCAACCCAGCCACCAGCCTACAGGAGATTATCCGCTACTGGAAACACTCCAcg GTGCTGGATATAGGAGACAGCCTTGCCATCCCCGATGAGTTCACTGAGGAAGAGAAAACCACCGGTGTGTGGTACAAACAGCTTGCTGCAGGCGCCATGGCAGGGGCGGTCTCTCGCACGGGGACCGCTCCCCTGGACAGGATGAAGGTGTTCATGCAG GTGCATTCTTCGAAATCCAACAAGATCAGCCTGGTAGGAGGATTCAAACAGATGATTAAAGAAGGAGGGATCGCCTCCATGTGGAGGGGGAACGGTGTCAATGTCCTGAAGATTGCACCTGAGACAGCCATCAAGTTTATGGCCTATGAGCAG TACAAGAAGTTACTCTCCTCAGACGGAGGAAAGATCCAGACCCATGAGCGGTTTATGGCTGGATCACTGGCCGGGGCTACTGCCCAGACAGCCATATACCCCATGGAG GTGATGAAGACAAGGCTCACACTGAGAAAGACAGGACAATACTCTGGAATGTTTGACTGTGCCAAGAAAATCCTGAAAAAGGAAGGAGTTAAGGCTTTCTACAAGGGCTACATTCCCAACATCCTGGGAATCATCCCCTATGCCGGGATAGATCTGGCCGTGTATGAG AGCTTGAAAAATGCCTGGTTGTCCCGTTACGCCAAAGACACAGCCAACCCTGGGATTCTGGTTCTCCTGGGCTGTGGGACCCTCTCCAGCACCTGTGGACAGCTGGCCAGCTACCCTCTCGCTCTGATCCGAACCAGGATGCAGGCACAAG cctccctggaGGGCTCGGAGCAGATGTCAATGAAACGCCTGGTGAGGACCATTGTGGAGAAAGAGGGGTTCTTTGGACTCTACAGTGGAATCCTACCCAACTTTATGAAAGTCATCCCAGCAGTTAGCATCAGCTACGTGGTGTATGAGTATATGAAGACTGGTCTCGGCATATCTAAGTGA
- the fam102bb gene encoding protein FAM102B isoform X1, whose translation MDFMMMKKKKFKFKVDFELDELSSVPFVNGVLFCKVRLLDGGFSEESSRETVQANCVRWKKKFSFPCKMSASAGTGVLDPCMCRVSVRKELKGGKTYAKLGFADLNLSEFAGSGNTTRRCLLEGYDTKNTRQDNSILKVIISTQLMSGDPCFKTPPSTATVIGVQGDAERLLEERKGGDTQKAFLEKSREGRCASLPDELAGCGHSRTSSYASQQSKVSGYSTGHSRSSSLSECSHRRNTSVGSASTGIGSIPEPSEEREARAGPPTAGASACTAVPEHPVAAPSAPGTPVRSASSCERLNRHPVKQDSMESQLQRVDATRVDADDVVEKILQSQDFTPSLLDSSAEEEGLRLFVGPGGSTALGSHHLPTRVGAGAYEQVVMKR comes from the exons ATGGATTTCATGATGATGAAGAAAAAGAAATTTAAGTTTAAGGTGGATTTCGAGCTGGACGAGCTCTCATCAGTTCCCTTTGTCAATGGTGTCCTTTTTTGTAAAGTCAGATTGCTTGACGGCGGTTTCTCAGAGGAGTCATCGAG AGAAACTGTGCAGGCTAACTGTGTCCGTTGGAAGAAGAAGTTCTCGTTCCCTTGTAAGATGAGTGCTAGCGCAGGGACAGGGGTTCTGGACCCCTGCATGTGTCGGGTGTCCGTCAGGAAG GAACTCAAGGGTGGAAAGACCTATGCTAAG CTCGGCTTTGCGGACCTAAATCTGTCAGAGTTCGCCGGCTCGGGAAACACGACTCGCAGATGCCTGCTGGAGGGCTATGATACCAAGAACACACGACAGGATAATTCCATCCTCAAG GTTATCATCAGTACACAGCTTATGTCTGGGGACCCCTGTTTTAAAAC GCCTCCTTCCACAGCCACGGTTATAGGCGTCCagggagatgcagagagactgctggaggagaggaagggaggggacacGCAGAAAGCCTTCCTGG AAA AGAGTCGAGAAGGGAGATGCGCGTCTCTTCCAGATGAGCTTGCGGGCTGTGGCCACTCGCGAACTTCCAGCTACGCTAGTCAGCAGTCTAAAGTTTCAG gctACAGTACGGGGCATTCTCGCTCGTCCAGCCTGTCAGAATGCAGCCATCGCAGAAACACCTCTGTGGGAAGCGCTTCCACGGGCATTGGTAGTATCCCCGAGCCCagcgaggagagggaggccaggGCAGGGCCGCCCACGGCCGGGGCCTCTGCCTGCACCGCCGTCCCCGAACACCCGGTCGCCGCGCCCAGCGCCCCGGGCACCCCGGTCAGGAGCGCCTCGTCCTGCGAGCGCCTCAACAG ACACCCAGTGAAGCAGGACTCTATGGAGTCTCAGCTGCAGAGGGTGGATGCCACGCGGGTGGATGCTGACGACGTGGTGGAGAAGATCCTCCAGAGCCAAGACTTCACCCCTAGCCTGCTGGACTCCAGCGCTGAAG AGGAAGGCCTGCGGTTGTTTGTCGGCCCAGGAGGAAGCACTGCCCTCGGAAGCCATCACCTGCCCACCAG GGTTGGCGCCGGAGCTTACGAGCAGGTGGTGATGAAGCGCTAG
- the fam102bb gene encoding protein FAM102B isoform X3, translating into MDFMMMKKKKFKFKVDFELDELSSVPFVNGVLFCKVRLLDGGFSEESSRETVQANCVRWKKKFSFPCKMSASAGTGVLDPCMCRVSVRKELKGGKTYAKLGFADLNLSEFAGSGNTTRRCLLEGYDTKNTRQDNSILKVIISTQLMSGDPCFKTPPSTATVIGVQGDAERLLEERKGGDTQKAFLGYSTGHSRSSSLSECSHRRNTSVGSASTGIGSIPEPSEEREARAGPPTAGASACTAVPEHPVAAPSAPGTPVRSASSCERLNRHPVKQDSMESQLQRVDATRVDADDVVEKILQSQDFTPSLLDSSAEEEGLRLFVGPGGSTALGSHHLPTRVGAGAYEQVVMKR; encoded by the exons ATGGATTTCATGATGATGAAGAAAAAGAAATTTAAGTTTAAGGTGGATTTCGAGCTGGACGAGCTCTCATCAGTTCCCTTTGTCAATGGTGTCCTTTTTTGTAAAGTCAGATTGCTTGACGGCGGTTTCTCAGAGGAGTCATCGAG AGAAACTGTGCAGGCTAACTGTGTCCGTTGGAAGAAGAAGTTCTCGTTCCCTTGTAAGATGAGTGCTAGCGCAGGGACAGGGGTTCTGGACCCCTGCATGTGTCGGGTGTCCGTCAGGAAG GAACTCAAGGGTGGAAAGACCTATGCTAAG CTCGGCTTTGCGGACCTAAATCTGTCAGAGTTCGCCGGCTCGGGAAACACGACTCGCAGATGCCTGCTGGAGGGCTATGATACCAAGAACACACGACAGGATAATTCCATCCTCAAG GTTATCATCAGTACACAGCTTATGTCTGGGGACCCCTGTTTTAAAAC GCCTCCTTCCACAGCCACGGTTATAGGCGTCCagggagatgcagagagactgctggaggagaggaagggaggggacacGCAGAAAGCCTTCCTGG gctACAGTACGGGGCATTCTCGCTCGTCCAGCCTGTCAGAATGCAGCCATCGCAGAAACACCTCTGTGGGAAGCGCTTCCACGGGCATTGGTAGTATCCCCGAGCCCagcgaggagagggaggccaggGCAGGGCCGCCCACGGCCGGGGCCTCTGCCTGCACCGCCGTCCCCGAACACCCGGTCGCCGCGCCCAGCGCCCCGGGCACCCCGGTCAGGAGCGCCTCGTCCTGCGAGCGCCTCAACAG ACACCCAGTGAAGCAGGACTCTATGGAGTCTCAGCTGCAGAGGGTGGATGCCACGCGGGTGGATGCTGACGACGTGGTGGAGAAGATCCTCCAGAGCCAAGACTTCACCCCTAGCCTGCTGGACTCCAGCGCTGAAG AGGAAGGCCTGCGGTTGTTTGTCGGCCCAGGAGGAAGCACTGCCCTCGGAAGCCATCACCTGCCCACCAG GGTTGGCGCCGGAGCTTACGAGCAGGTGGTGATGAAGCGCTAG
- the tmem69 gene encoding transmembrane protein 69 produces the protein MQHSKVANIKCFLPYYEDTFNLFTGRLINSSWPRQTQWAHGFHSSALRFQRPKETDPPTRELDLLRYDFKDIKKTPRPALILGLSGLIPFVSAPVVMVLTETYLPEVAFAQVAYGASILSFLGGARWGYALPESSPAKPDWINLVNSVVPSLLAWTAMLLSDSLTPAAIMVVMGLGISLHYDLSLLPTYPSWFKALRSILTVVAFLSLVVTLVLHGIYPEKMLFAE, from the exons ATGCAGCACTCGAAAGTGGCCAAC ATAAAATGTTTTCTGCCATATTACGAAGACACATTCAACTTGTTCACAGG ACGTTTGATAAACAGTTCCTGGCCCAGACAGACTCAGTGGGCGCATGGCTTCCACAGCTCTGCGCTGAGATTCCAACGTCCAAAAGAAACAGACCCTCCAACCAGGGAGCTGGACCTGCTCCGCTATGACTTCAAAGACATCAAGAAGACCCCCAGGCCGGCCCTCATCCTGGGTCTGTCTGGCCTCATCCCTTTCGTTTCTGCACCCGTTGTCATGGTTTTGACAGAGACGTACCTACCAGAGGTGGCTTTTGCCCAGGTAGCATACGGAGCATCGATCCTGTCGTTTTTAGGCGGAGCGCGATGGGGCTATGCTCTCCCTGAAAGTAGCCCGGCCAAGCCAGACTGGATCAACCTCGTCAATAGTGTGGTGCCGTCCCTTCTAGCCTGGACGGCCATGTtgcttagtgacagcttgactCCAGCAGCCATCATGGTCGTCATGGGCCTAGGAATCTCCTTGCACTATgacctctctctgctgcccacCTATCCCAGCTGGTTCAAAGCCCTTCGGTCAATACTAACAGTGGTGGCCttcctctccctggtggtcaCACTTGTTCTCCATGGAATCTACCCAGAGAAGATGTTGTTTGCAGAGTAG
- the fam102bb gene encoding protein FAM102B isoform X2 yields the protein MDFMMMKKKKFKFKVDFELDELSSVPFVNGVLFCKVRLLDGGFSEESSRETVQANCVRWKKKFSFPCKMSASAGTGVLDPCMCRVSVRKELKGGKTYAKLGFADLNLSEFAGSGNTTRRCLLEGYDTKNTRQDNSILKVIISTQLMSGDPCFKTPPSTATVIGVQGDAERLLEERKGGDTQKAFLESREGRCASLPDELAGCGHSRTSSYASQQSKVSGYSTGHSRSSSLSECSHRRNTSVGSASTGIGSIPEPSEEREARAGPPTAGASACTAVPEHPVAAPSAPGTPVRSASSCERLNRHPVKQDSMESQLQRVDATRVDADDVVEKILQSQDFTPSLLDSSAEEEGLRLFVGPGGSTALGSHHLPTRVGAGAYEQVVMKR from the exons ATGGATTTCATGATGATGAAGAAAAAGAAATTTAAGTTTAAGGTGGATTTCGAGCTGGACGAGCTCTCATCAGTTCCCTTTGTCAATGGTGTCCTTTTTTGTAAAGTCAGATTGCTTGACGGCGGTTTCTCAGAGGAGTCATCGAG AGAAACTGTGCAGGCTAACTGTGTCCGTTGGAAGAAGAAGTTCTCGTTCCCTTGTAAGATGAGTGCTAGCGCAGGGACAGGGGTTCTGGACCCCTGCATGTGTCGGGTGTCCGTCAGGAAG GAACTCAAGGGTGGAAAGACCTATGCTAAG CTCGGCTTTGCGGACCTAAATCTGTCAGAGTTCGCCGGCTCGGGAAACACGACTCGCAGATGCCTGCTGGAGGGCTATGATACCAAGAACACACGACAGGATAATTCCATCCTCAAG GTTATCATCAGTACACAGCTTATGTCTGGGGACCCCTGTTTTAAAAC GCCTCCTTCCACAGCCACGGTTATAGGCGTCCagggagatgcagagagactgctggaggagaggaagggaggggacacGCAGAAAGCCTTCCTGG AGAGTCGAGAAGGGAGATGCGCGTCTCTTCCAGATGAGCTTGCGGGCTGTGGCCACTCGCGAACTTCCAGCTACGCTAGTCAGCAGTCTAAAGTTTCAG gctACAGTACGGGGCATTCTCGCTCGTCCAGCCTGTCAGAATGCAGCCATCGCAGAAACACCTCTGTGGGAAGCGCTTCCACGGGCATTGGTAGTATCCCCGAGCCCagcgaggagagggaggccaggGCAGGGCCGCCCACGGCCGGGGCCTCTGCCTGCACCGCCGTCCCCGAACACCCGGTCGCCGCGCCCAGCGCCCCGGGCACCCCGGTCAGGAGCGCCTCGTCCTGCGAGCGCCTCAACAG ACACCCAGTGAAGCAGGACTCTATGGAGTCTCAGCTGCAGAGGGTGGATGCCACGCGGGTGGATGCTGACGACGTGGTGGAGAAGATCCTCCAGAGCCAAGACTTCACCCCTAGCCTGCTGGACTCCAGCGCTGAAG AGGAAGGCCTGCGGTTGTTTGTCGGCCCAGGAGGAAGCACTGCCCTCGGAAGCCATCACCTGCCCACCAG GGTTGGCGCCGGAGCTTACGAGCAGGTGGTGATGAAGCGCTAG